GGGGGCGTACTTGCCGGGCAGGATATCGTCGGTGTTGATCTGGTCGCCGAACTTAAAGACCCTAGGCATGGGCTTCCTCCAGTTCCTCCGGGGTGGTGAGGTAGCCGGCCACCGCGCTGGCCGCGGCCACCCGGGGGCTCGCCAGGTAGATCTCCGCGTCCGGGGCCCCCATCCGGCCGCGGAAGTTGCGGTTGGAGGTGGAGACGCACACCTCCCCCGGGGCCAACACCCCCATGTGCCGCCCCATGCAGGGGCCGCACCCCGGGGTGCCGATGGTGGCCCCGGCCTCGAGGAGGGTGAGGAGGGTGCCGTCCCTGGCCGCCTCCTCCAGGACCTGGCTGGAGGCGGGGATGACGAGGAGGCGCACCCCGGGGGCCACCTTCCTCCCCCTTAGGACCTCCGCCGCGGCCCTTAAGTCCTCTATGCGCCCGTTGGTGCAGGTGCCGATGAAGACCTGGTCCACCCGCTTCCCCTTCACCGCCGTCACCTCGTGGACGTTGTCCACATAGAAGGGCACGGAAACCCTGGGGGTGAGGGCGGAAAGGTCTATCTCCAGGGTCTTGGCGTAGCGGGCCTCAGGGTCCGGGAAGAGCCAAGGGGGCACTTCGTAGCGCGCTAAGACCTCCCCGGAGGGCACCACCAGCCCCGCCTTGGCCCCGGCCTCCACGGTGAGGTTGGCCAGGGTCATCCGCTCCCCCAAGGTAAGCCCCTCCGCCCCCTCCAGGAGGTGGATCTCCACCGCCATGTAGGTGGCCCCGTCCGCCCCGAGAAGGCGCACCATCTCTAAGGCGGCGTCCTTGGCGGTGACCCCTTTGGGAAGCCTCCCCCGGAAGACCACCTTCACCGTCTCCGGCACCCTTAGCCAGGTGCGGCCGCTGGCCGCGGCCAGGGCCACGTCCGTGGCCCCCATCCCCGTGCCGAAGGCGGCCACCGCCCCGTAGGTGGTGGAGTGGCTGTCCGAGCCCACCACAATCCAGCCGGGCTGGGCCAGGCCCTCCTCCATGAGGACCTGGTGGCACACCCCCCGGCCCACGTCAAACACCCTAACCCCGTGCCTCCCCGCCCATTCCCGGATCTCCTTCTGGGCCTTGGCCACCTCCAGGTTGGCCGCGGGGGCCACGTGGTCGATGACGATGGAGACCCGCTCGGGGTAACGGGGGCTCGCCTCCAGGTACTCCAGGCGGCGGATGAAGCTCCCCGCGATGGAGTCCACCACCATGACCTGGTCCACCTCCACCACCACGAGCTCCCCCGCCTCCACCCTTCGCCCGGCCTTCTGGGAAAGGATCTTCTCCGCTAAAGTCTGGCCCATGCCGCCCTCCTATAATGAAACCGCTGCCTCGCTACACCGCCATCCTCTACGAGGACCCGGACACCCCCGGGGTCTGGATCGCGGAGTTCCCCGCCCTCCCCCAGGCCCACTCCTTTGGGCGGACCCCAGAGGAAGCTCTAGCCCACGCCAAAGAAGCCCTGGAGCTGGTTCTGGCCTACCTTCGGGAGGAAGGTCTCCCCCACCCCCCCGACATCCGGACCGCCGAGGTCGGGGTGGATGCCGCCTAGACCCGAGGAGGTGGCCCGCAAGCTTTGGCGCCTGGGGCTCGAGGAACGGGCGGGGCACCGGCTCTTCACCCACCCCGACGGACGGGTGGGGGTGATCCCCTTCCCTAGCGGCGAGCTGCCCCAGGGCACCTTCAAAAAAATCCTTAAGGCAGCGGGCCTGACGGAAGAGGAGTACCGCGCCCTCTAGCCTCATGCGGTGATCCACTCCCTCAGGATCCGGTCCAGCTCCTCCAAGGTGAGCTGCCCCCTATCCGCCAGGGCCTTGATGTGCTGGGTGATGCGGGCGAGCTCCTCCTCCCCGTAGTGCAGGCCGAGCTCCTCCGCCCGCGCCTTGATGGCGTGGCGGCCCGTGAGCTTGGAGGCGATGATGAGCTTGCGCCGCACGCCGAAGACCTCGGGGGGATAAGGCTCGTAGGACTCGGGGTTCAGGTAGATGGCCTTGAGGTGCATCCCCGCCTTGTGGCTGAAGGCGGTCTCCCCGGTGATGTAGTTGTTGAAGGGAATCTCTATCCCCACCATCTTGGCCACCATGCGGTCCAGCTCCGGGAGCATCTCCAGCCTGTACTTCCTGCGCACGTACTCCGGCTGGAGGGTGAACATGCGGGCCAGGAAGCCCCCTAGGGGGGTGATGCCGTTCCGCTCCCCGATGCCCAGGATGGTGGTGTCCACGTGGGTGGCCCCGGCCTCGATGGCCTCGTAGGCGTTGGCGATGGCGCAGCCGGTGTCGTTGTGGCCGTGGAACTCGATGTCCACCCCAGGCCCCACCACCCGCCGCACCTCCCGCACCAGGGCGTAGACCTGGCGGGGGGTGGCGATGCCCACGGTGTCCGCCAGCCCCACCCGGTCCACGTAGGGGGCGATGGCCTCGTAGATCTGGAGGAGGTCGTGCTCCTCGGAGCGGAAGGTGTCCTCCGCGGAGAAGCG
The sequence above is drawn from the Thermus oshimai DSM 12092 genome and encodes:
- the lysS gene encoding homocitrate synthase is translated as MREWKIIDSTLREGEQFERANFSTEDKIQIAKALDEFGIEYIEVTTPMASPQSRKDAEVLASLGLKAKVVTHIQTRLDAAKVAVETGVQGIDLLFGTSKYLRAAHGRDIPRIIEEAREVIAYIREKAPHVEVRFSAEDTFRSEEHDLLQIYEAIAPYVDRVGLADTVGIATPRQVYALVREVRRVVGPGVDIEFHGHNDTGCAIANAYEAIEAGATHVDTTILGIGERNGITPLGGFLARMFTLQPEYVRRKYRLEMLPELDRMVAKMVGIEIPFNNYITGETAFSHKAGMHLKAIYLNPESYEPYPPEVFGVRRKLIIASKLTGRHAIKARAEELGLHYGEEELARITQHIKALADRGQLTLEELDRILREWITA
- a CDS encoding type II toxin-antitoxin system HicB family antitoxin; translation: MKPLPRYTAILYEDPDTPGVWIAEFPALPQAHSFGRTPEEALAHAKEALELVLAYLREEGLPHPPDIRTAEVGVDAA
- a CDS encoding 3-isopropylmalate dehydratase large subunit: MGQTLAEKILSQKAGRRVEAGELVVVEVDQVMVVDSIAGSFIRRLEYLEASPRYPERVSIVIDHVAPAANLEVAKAQKEIREWAGRHGVRVFDVGRGVCHQVLMEEGLAQPGWIVVGSDSHSTTYGAVAAFGTGMGATDVALAAASGRTWLRVPETVKVVFRGRLPKGVTAKDAALEMVRLLGADGATYMAVEIHLLEGAEGLTLGERMTLANLTVEAGAKAGLVVPSGEVLARYEVPPWLFPDPEARYAKTLEIDLSALTPRVSVPFYVDNVHEVTAVKGKRVDQVFIGTCTNGRIEDLRAAAEVLRGRKVAPGVRLLVIPASSQVLEEAARDGTLLTLLEAGATIGTPGCGPCMGRHMGVLAPGEVCVSTSNRNFRGRMGAPDAEIYLASPRVAAASAVAGYLTTPEELEEAHA
- a CDS encoding type II toxin-antitoxin system HicA family toxin produces the protein MPPRPEEVARKLWRLGLEERAGHRLFTHPDGRVGVIPFPSGELPQGTFKKILKAAGLTEEEYRAL